The genomic stretch AGAGATACTTTGGCTACAGAAGTTAATGTATTGGAAAATTTTGATCCGAAAATCCCTGATTCAATGCAGGATGCTGAAATTTTATTACTTGGAAACCTACACCCTGGAGTTCAGTTATCCGTATTGGAAAAAATGAACAACCGCCCTAAGCTTGTTATCCTTGATACCATGAACTTCTGGATGGATTGTGCATGGGATATTCTGATGGATATGATTGCTAAAACAGATGTAATTACCATTAATGATGAGGAAGCAAGACAGCTTTCAGGAGAATATTCTTTAGTGAAAGCAGCTAAAAAGATCCACACAATGGGTCCTGAATATGTAATTATCAAGAAAGGAGAGCATGGAGCTTTACTTTTCCATGACGGTAGAGTATTTGCTATCCCGGCACTTCCGTTGGAAGATGTTTTTGATCCAACCGGTGCAGGCGATACTTTCGCAGGAGGTTTTGCTGCTTATCTTGCTAAAAAAGGAAAAATTGATTTCGATACCATGAAGTCTGCATTAATCGTAGGATCTGCAATGGCTTCTTTCACTGTAGAAAAATTCGGAACACAAAGAATAGAAGAAGTAAACGAATCAGATATGTTCAGCAGATTAAGACAATTCAAAGAATTGACGACATTTGATGTTGAACTGCAGTAAATAAGTCTTTTTAAGAAATATTTATAATAAAAAATTGAGTGAAATTCGTTAAGAATTCTAAATTTGCAACTTGTTAAAATAGTAAAATGACAAATAAACTAAAAATCACTTATCTTCTTGGGATTTTCATCATGATATTTTCATCCAATATGATGAATGCCCAGCTTAAAGCGGGAGATTTAGTGGATGGTATTGCTGCTGTGATCGGAAATGAAATTGTTTTGGAATCAGATGTTACAGAGCAGATGAATTATGGGAAACAACAGGGAGCTAGTAACACAGATAAATGTGAGTTTCTTGAAAGCCTTATCAACAATAAACTTCTTGTATACGAAGCAAAAAAAGATACGTTAATTGAAAACCGTTCTGCTGCGATCAAAGAGCAGGCTAATCAAAAATACCGTCAGTTGCTTTCTCAATTTCCGGATGAAAAGACATTATTAGCTGCTTATAAGTTCAGAAATTCTTACGAAATGAAAAACGCTATCGAGAAAATCGATACGGATCAGTATTACGGACAGGCAAAATACCAGAGAGTTACTGATAAAGCAGATGTTACTCCTAATGAGGTAACTGATTTTTATAATATGTATAAAATGCAGCTGCCGCAGGTAAAAGATGAAGTTACTTTAGCTCAGATTATGATATATCCTACATTAACGGAAGCTCATAAGCAGGATCTTATCAACAGACTGAAAAAGATCAAGCAGGATATTCTTGGTGGGGAGACTTTTGAAAGCCAGGCAAGAATTTATTCTGAAGATGAAGGTTCTGCCACTAACGGAGGATTGTATAAGAATATCAACAAAGGGCAGATGGTAAAGCCGTTTGAAGCCGCAGCATTAAACCTTCAGGAAAACGAAATCTCAGATCCTATTGAATCTGAATTCGGATACCATATCATTCAGTTATTGAAGAGATCAGGTAAAGTATATGATGCAAGACACATTCTTTTGAAAGCTACTCCTACTGATGAGGAACTTAAAAATGCGAAAGCAAAACTAGACAGTATCAGAGGTTTAATTATTGACGGAAAGATGACGTTTAAAGATGCAGCATTCAAATTCTCAGATGATAAAAGAACTAAGTTCAATGCTGGTATCATTCCTGGTGGTGACGGTTCAGACAAAATCGAAAGAGAAAGTATCCCCGGAACAATCAGCTACGAATTGGCAGGTTTGAATAAAGGAGATATCACTACTGCTTTTGAAGATGAAGATAACAGAAGAAAAGCGGTGAAAATCATTAAAGTGGAAGACGTTATTCCTGCGCACCAGATCACTCTGGAAACAGACTTTAGCCGTATCAAACAGATGGCTCTCAATAAAAAGAAAAACGAAATGGTTGAGAAATTTGTTAATTCCAAGTTACCAACTACTTTCATCTCCATCGATGGGCGTTACGATAACTGTAATTTCAAATCCAACTGGAAGAAAGACTCAATCAAAAAATAAGATTAAAACCTTCAGAATTTCTGAAGGTTTTTTTGTGTCCGAAAGTTAATAAAAGAGGTTTTTATGTATCAAATATAAGAATGCAGGTGTTCTCATAAGTATTCTATCTAAGCGTCATCTTTGTCATTCTGTAAGAATCCAAACAAAGGAAAGGTAAATAGCTTTTTTTTAATACCTGAAATTTGAGTTTAATAATCAAAAAAGTAAGTATTAAATGATTAACGGTTACAGTTAAATTTTCTGTTTTTTTTTCAAGTATTTCAATTCAAAATTATTCCTGTAAAACCTTTGTTTTTAGTATTTTTACAACATGAGCAATTTTATAGATTTCAGCGCGGCAAAAAAATTTCATGATATGCAAATCAATCAAAATAGAATTTCAGAACTTTTTAAGATTAAATATCCGATTATCCAGGCGGGGATGATCTGGCACTCAGGATGGAGATTAGCATCAGCTGTTTCCAATTGTGGAGGATTAGGATTAATAGGAGCAGGAAGTATGTATCCTGATATCCTTAGAGAAAATATTCAAAAGTGCAAACAGGCTACAGATAAGCCCTTTGGTGTGAATGTTCCTATGCTGTACCCTAATATTGAAGAAATTATTCAGATTATTTTAGAAGAAGGCGTAAAAATAGTGTTTACTTCTGCCGGGAATCCTAAAACTTATACAGAAACCTTGCACAAAGAAGGATTAACAGTAGCTCACGTAGTTTCTTCAACCAAATTTGCGGTAAAATGTGAAGAGGCAGGCGTAGATGTTGTAGTTGCTGAGGGATTTGAAGCTGGAGGCCACAATGGAAGAGATGAAACTACAACCTTCTGTCTTATTCCAAATGTGAAAAAGCATATTTCGAAACCATTAATTGCAGCTGGAGGAATTGCTTTAGGGTCTCAGATGAAAGCTGCTATGATTCTTGGAGCAGACGGAGTACAAATCGGCTCCCGTTTTGCAGCTACTACAGAAGCAAGTGCCCATGAAAACTGGAAAAAGAAAATTACAGAACTTCAGGAAGGTGATACTCACCTTACATTGAAAGAGCTGGCTCCGGTAAGAATGGTTAAGAATAAATTCTTCAACGAGCTGGAAG from Chryseobacterium indologenes encodes the following:
- a CDS encoding PfkB family carbohydrate kinase, with the protein product MKLLVVGSVAFDAIETPFGKTDKILGGAATYIGITSSILGVKSGIVSVVGGDFPQEHLDMFTNREVNIEGIEIVKEGKTFFWSGKYHNDLNTRDTLATEVNVLENFDPKIPDSMQDAEILLLGNLHPGVQLSVLEKMNNRPKLVILDTMNFWMDCAWDILMDMIAKTDVITINDEEARQLSGEYSLVKAAKKIHTMGPEYVIIKKGEHGALLFHDGRVFAIPALPLEDVFDPTGAGDTFAGGFAAYLAKKGKIDFDTMKSALIVGSAMASFTVEKFGTQRIEEVNESDMFSRLRQFKELTTFDVELQ
- a CDS encoding peptidylprolyl isomerase translates to MTNKLKITYLLGIFIMIFSSNMMNAQLKAGDLVDGIAAVIGNEIVLESDVTEQMNYGKQQGASNTDKCEFLESLINNKLLVYEAKKDTLIENRSAAIKEQANQKYRQLLSQFPDEKTLLAAYKFRNSYEMKNAIEKIDTDQYYGQAKYQRVTDKADVTPNEVTDFYNMYKMQLPQVKDEVTLAQIMIYPTLTEAHKQDLINRLKKIKQDILGGETFESQARIYSEDEGSATNGGLYKNINKGQMVKPFEAAALNLQENEISDPIESEFGYHIIQLLKRSGKVYDARHILLKATPTDEELKNAKAKLDSIRGLIIDGKMTFKDAAFKFSDDKRTKFNAGIIPGGDGSDKIERESIPGTISYELAGLNKGDITTAFEDEDNRRKAVKIIKVEDVIPAHQITLETDFSRIKQMALNKKKNEMVEKFVNSKLPTTFISIDGRYDNCNFKSNWKKDSIKK
- a CDS encoding NAD(P)H-dependent flavin oxidoreductase, with translation MQINQNRISELFKIKYPIIQAGMIWHSGWRLASAVSNCGGLGLIGAGSMYPDILRENIQKCKQATDKPFGVNVPMLYPNIEEIIQIILEEGVKIVFTSAGNPKTYTETLHKEGLTVAHVVSSTKFAVKCEEAGVDVVVAEGFEAGGHNGRDETTTFCLIPNVKKHISKPLIAAGGIALGSQMKAAMILGADGVQIGSRFAATTEASAHENWKKKITELQEGDTHLTLKELAPVRMVKNKFFNELEEIYQAGRNKEALVASLGRARAKRGMFEGDMEDGELEIGQVSALIDDILPVETVFNHLLKEFEETKIPSF